The segment AAATATTCTCTGGAGGAAGAACCATATGCGCGATGTTGTAAAAAACGGATGGATCCTGCATGAAGATATCAAAATTGAACACATCTTGTGGATCGTCTAACCCTAAATGACGAATTTTGGAGTAAAAACCCTCAGAAGATCTAAAATCGGGAATACCTAATGACGTGGAAACGCCTGCGCCCGTCAAAaccaaaattttctttgcaTTTTTCAATCCCTCGACAAATACGTCCACTGTCGAGAAGTTAGGTAACCTTAACCTAGTCGACAACACTTTATTGATAGCTTTCTGTAAGTCCTTAATGAGGCGTACAGCACGCCTTTTTTCCAATGGGTCTTCAAAAGTGGTTACAGATACTTCCTCCTCGCCCACAACTCGTGGCTCAACGAAATTGTGGATGGCAGACATCATTTCGCGGTCTTTTATCTCGAACCCAAGCAGCTTGATCAGAAAATAAAGGTACAGCGAATTGAGTTCTTCTGGAAGGTACGTATCCAAAAATTGTCTTAATCCATGATACTTCAAAAACATCCTTGCATTGATGGAGTCGTCCTTCGTAATGGGTGGAAAGATATATTTCCCTGTCCTTTTACTTCTGCTGATCTCTATAGGTTTGCTGGGGGTTCTTGGCGCCAAAACGTGCTCTCCCTCATCAGTTTGGCCGTCATTTGTCGTCCGTCCAACGTCATGTCCATCTCGTTCCTGGCTAACATCGTACTCATCTACCACTTCCTGAAGTTCGTCACCCTTCAAAGGTACTTCTAGCGCTATATCAGCGGCACTTTCAGCAATTTTCGGTCTTTTATTGGGCTCTTCGATAACCTCTGCGGCACTCTCGCTAGAGCCTTCCGGCTTCTGTTGCCTCGATTTCCCCAAGTTTATCGACTCCGCAGCGTCCCCATTTTCCTGCTCGAGATGTCTCTTGTTCGTTTGATCACCCACAATCTCAGGAACACTCATCAATATGACCCTCAGTGGCGTTGTGTCCGGAGATAAACACTTGCTTGCCCCTCCTAAGGTATTGCTTGATGGAC is part of the Torulaspora globosa chromosome 7, complete sequence genome and harbors:
- the SIR2 gene encoding NAD-dependent histone deacetylase SIR2 (ancestral locus Anc_3.151); the protein is MSVPEIVGDQTNKRHLEQENGDAAESINLGKSRQQKPEGSSESAAEVIEEPNKRPKIAESAADIALEVPLKGDELQEVVDEYDVSQERDGHDVGRTTNDGQTDEGEHVLAPRTPSKPIEISRSKRTGKYIFPPITKDDSINARMFLKYHGLRQFLDTYLPEELNSLYLYFLIKLLGFEIKDREMMSAIHNFVEPRVVGEEEVSVTTFEDPLEKRRAVRLIKDLQKAINKVLSTRLRLPNFSTVDVFVEGLKNAKKILVLTGAGVSTSLGIPDFRSSEGFYSKIRHLGLDDPQDVFNFDIFMQDPSVFYNIAHMVLPPENIYSPLHSFIKMLQDKGKLLRIYTQNIDNLESYAGINEEKLVQCHGSFATASCITCHWKLPGEKIFSNIRNLELPLCPYCYPKRREFFPNDSLSEDESTNGHLVNGAMKSYGVLKPDITFFGEALPSKFHRTIREDILKCDLLLCIGTSLKVAPVSEIVNMLPAHVPQVLINKDPVRHAEFDLNLLGFCDDVAAYVAQKCGWDIPHEKWDQLKKTTFNANETERGVYNISAKSS